The window ATCCACGTGAACAAGGGAGTGGGGTGCGCGAGCTGCCACGGTCGCGTGGACCGCATGCCCCTGACCTACGAGGCCAACTCGCTGCAGATGGAGTGGTGCCTCGACTGCCATCGCGCTCCCGACAAGTACCTGCGGCCGAAGACCGAAGTCTTCAACATGGAGTACGAGCAGCCGTCGACAGAGAAGAAAGTGTCGGTGGCGGGGAAGATATACACCGACCAGCGGACGCTGGGGCGGGACCTCATCAAGCTGTATGGCATACGCAGTCCGGGCGATCTGACCAGTTGCTCGACCTGCCATCGATAGGATTCATCGCATTGATGCTAGACGGTAAGAAAAGCTGTCACGACCAGAAGTTGATCCAGATCGCGGCGGCGGAGGAGCGCCTGGAGCTGGCCGAGGTCCGCGAGAAGCTGGCGCAGGCACGCGGCCCCAAGTTCTGGCGCAGCCTGGAAGAACTGGCGGCCACGCCCCAGTTCGAGGACATGCTGCACCGCGAGTTCCCGCGGCACGCCTCGGAGTG of the Terriglobales bacterium genome contains:
- a CDS encoding cytochrome c3 family protein; this encodes IHVNKGVGCASCHGRVDRMPLTYEANSLQMEWCLDCHRAPDKYLRPKTEVFNMEYEQPSTEKKVSVAGKIYTDQRTLGRDLIKLYGIRSPGDLTSCSTCHR